The Enterobacter asburiae genomic sequence ACATTTTCGTTAACGTGGCGCTGATTTTCACGTCGTTTATGCACGCCCTGCAGATGGTGATGCTGAAAAACGGCCTGCCGAAAGACGGCCCGCAGATGACGGGCTGGCAGCAGCTGCGCGTGTTTATTTTCGGCGTGTTTGAACTGCTGGTGTGGATGAAAAAGTTTAAGGCGCAGGTGAAGAAGTAAGGGGCGGCCTGATGCCCTCACCCTAACCCTCTCCCACAGGGAGAGGGGACCGTTCGTGCATTATTCCGTCCTGAACCCCTCAAACCGCGTCCCTTTGTAGCTCAACGTCCCTTTATCCCCCACCGTCAGCTGATGGTACTGCTGCGCCTCCAGGCGGAAGGTCATCTCCAGGCCGCCCGTTTCCGGCTTAAAGCTCGCTTCATAGCGCATTGCTGTGCCCGCAGGTGTCACCTGCTGCTGGCGCGAGCGGCGGTCGTTGAGCGGTTTCTCGCGTTTGTTGGTCACCTCCACGCGCTTTTGCATCAGCGGCGCGGCATCGTTATCCGCCTTCTCGCGGCGCTGCTGCACGAAACGGAACGAGGCGGCAATGACGATAATCGCCACCACGATAATGAAAAAAAGCGGCATCTTGCTCATTCGACAATCCCATCAGATTTTGCGGAATTAAGGATACCTTGCCTCCCCCGCCATTGCCAAACGCCCGCCCGCGTCACTACACTGGATCAGAAACTGATTATTCAGACTTAACAGATACAGGGAGTTAATATGCTTTGGTCATTTATCGCTGTCTGTTTTTCCGCATGGCTTTATGTCGATGCGTCGTACCGCGGTCCCACCTGGCAGCGCTGGTTGTTTAAACCGGTCACGCTGTTGCTCCTGCTGCTGCTGGCCTGGCAAGCGCCGATGTTCAACGCCGTCAGCTATCTGGTGCTCGCCGGGCTGTGTGCATCCCTGATTGGCGATGCCTTAACCCTGCTGCCGCGCCAGCGTCTGCTGTACGCCGTTGGGGCGTTCTTCCTGTCGCATCTGCTCTATACCATCTACTTTGCCAGCCAGATGACGCTCTCCTTCTTCTGGCCGCTGCCGCTGGTGCTGCTGGTGATTGGCGCACTGCTGATTGCGGTGATCTGGTCGCGTCTGGAAGAGATGCGTTTGCCGGTCTGTACCTTTATCGCCATGACGCTGGTGATGGTGTGGCTGGCGGGCGAGCTGTGGTTCTTCCGTCCGACCGCTCCGGCGATGTCCGCGTTCTTCGGCGCCGCGCTGCTGCTGATCGGGAATGTCGTCTGGCTGGGCAGCCACTATCGCCGCCGCTTCCGGGCGGATAACGCGATTGCCTCCGCGTGTTACTTTGCCGGGCATTTCCTGATTGTGCGTTCGCTGTATATCTAAATAGCGCTTGACTCTGGAGTCGACTCCAGAGTGTATGCTGCGGTTAATGAGAAAATTATCATTGCCGGAGACTGCCATGTCGACTCCAGAAATACCTAAAAAAGTTCCTCAATTCTCGGCACTTAAGCTCAGCCCGGCTCCGTCGAAAGACGACTGCTGCTGCGAAGGCGCGTGCGAAACGCCAACTCAACCCCTTCCTGAAAGCGGGAACCGCTTCAGCTGGGTCGTCAACGGCATGGACTGCGCGGCCTGCGCCCGCAAGGTGGAAAACGCCGTCAAGCAGGTGCCGGGCGTGAGCCACGTTCAGGTGCTGTTTGCCACCGAAAAGCTGCTGGTCAGCGCCGATAACGACGTCAGCAAACAGGTTGAAGCCGCCGTCAGCAAGGCGGGCTATACCCTGCGCAGCGAAACGGCGCCCGTTGAAAAAGCCTCCTCACTGAAAGAAAACCTGCCGCTCATTACCCTCATCATCATGATGGCCCTGAGCTGGGGTCTGGAGCAGATTAACCATCCGTTCGGCAATCTGGCATTTATCGCCACCACGCTGGTCGGCCTGTTCCCGATTGCCCGTCAGGCGCTGCGCCTGATGAAAAGCGGCAGCTGGTTTGCCATCGAAACGCTGATGAGCGTGGCGGCAATCGGCGCGATGTTCATTGGCGCGACGGCGGAAGCGGCGATGGTGCTGCTGCTGTTCTTAATCGGCGAACGTCTTGAGGGCTGGGCGGCGAGCCGGGCGCGTAAAGGGGTCAGCGCGCTGATGGCGCTGAAGCCGGAAACCGCCACTCGCGTGATAAACGGCACGCGTGAAACGGTCGCCATCAACACGCTGCGCCCGGGCGACGTGATTGAAGTGGCCGCAGGGGGGCGTCTGCCCGCAGACGGCGCGCTGCTTACCGCCACCGCGAGCTTTGATGAAAGCGCCCTGACCGGGGAATCCATTCCGGTAGAGCGTGCCGCGGGTGAAAAAGTGCCTGCTGGTGCCACCAGCGTCGACCGTCTGGTGCAGCTCACCGTGCTTTCCGAGCCGGGCGACAGCGCCATCGACCGTATCCTGAAGCTGATTGAAGAGGCAGAGGAGCGCCGCGCGCCGGTCGAACGCTTTATCGATCGCTTCAGCCGGATTTATACCCCTGCCATCATGCTGGTTGCCCTGCTGGTCACCGTCGTCCCGCCGCTGTTCTTTGGCGCGCCGTGGGAGGGCTGGATTTATAAAGGGCTGACGCTGCTGCTGATTGGCTGCCCGTGCGCGCTGGTGATTTCCACCCCGGCGGCGATTACCTCAGGTCTGGCGGCAGCGGCACGTCGCGGCGCGCTGATTAAGGGCGGCGCGGCGCTGGAACAGCTGAGCCAGGTTCAGCATATCGCCTTCGATAAAACCGGTACGTTAACCGTCGGCAAGCCGCAGGTGATCGGCGTATATCCGCAGGAAACCAGTGAAGATGAGCTGCTTACATTGGCCGCCGCCGTTGAACAGGGGTCCACTCACCCCCTGGCGCAGGCGATTGTGCGAGAAGCGCAGTCGCGCGGGCTGAACATCCCTCCGGCAACCGCCCAGCGGGCGCTGGTCGGGTCAGGGATTGAGGCCACCGTTGACGGTAAAAAGGTGCTGATTGTCGCGGCGGGCAAGTCTTCCAGTCCAGAGGTTGAGGCGTTAGAACAGACCGGACAAACCGTCGTGACCGTCCTGCAGGACGGCGTCGCGAAGGGAATGCTGGCGCTGCGCGATACCCTGCGCGATGACGCAAAAGAAGCCGTGGCGGCGCTGCACAAGCTGGGCGTGCAGGGCGTTATTCTCACCGGTGATAACCCTCGCGCGGCGGCAGCGATTGCCGGTGAGCTGGGGCTGGAGTTTAAAGCCGGATTGTTGCCTGCGGATAAGGTCAGCGCCGTGACGGAACTGAACGCTCGCGGGCCGCTGGCAATGGTCGGTGACGGGATTAACGACGCCCCGGCGATGAAAGCGTCCACCATTGGTATTGCGATGGGCAGCGGGACCGACGTGGCGCTGGAGACGGCCGACGCGGCATTGACGCACAACCGCCTGACCGGGCTGGCGCAGATGATTAGCCTGGCGCGGGCGACGCGGGCCAACATCCGTCAGAACATCGGCATTGCGCTCGGTCTGAAAGGGATTTTCCTCGTGACGACCCTGCTCGGCATGACCGGACTGTGGCTGGCGGTGCTGGCGGATACCGGGGCAACGGTGCTGGTGACGGCGAACGCGCTCCGGCTGCTGCGTCGCCGATAAAAAAAGCCCGGTGGCGCTAACGCTTACCGGGCCTCCATGTCCTGCTAACTCATCGGTCGGGTAAGGCGAAGCCGCCACCCGACTTTTTTATAAGAAATAGCTCATCGCCAGGCCTAAAAACAGCACCAGACCGACGTAGTTGTTGTTCATAAACGCTTTAAAGCATGCGTCGCGCTCACGCTTAGCAATCAGCTTTTGCTGGTACGCAAACAGCAGTCCCGCCACCAGTACGGACCAGTAAAACTCCCAGTTCAGCCCGTTCAGGCGACCGATCGCGACCATCAGCGCCAGTACCGCGACCTGCAGGATACCGATAATCAGCTTGTCCTGACGACCAAAGAGGATGGCGGTGGATTTGATGCCAATCTTCAGGTCATCGTCGCGATCTACCATCGCGTATTGCGTGTCATACGCCACGGCCCAGAGAATGTTCGCCAGGAACATCAGCCAGCAGCTGAGCGGTAAGGACTCACTAACCGCCGCAAACGCCATCGGAATCGACCAGCCAAACGCCGCGCCCAGCACCACCTGAGGCAGGTGGGTATAGCGCTTCATAAAGGGATATACCCAGGCCAACGCCAGCGCCGCAACGGAAAGCAGAATGGTCATGGTGTTGAGGGTTAACACCAGCAGGAAAGAGAGCAGCACCAGCACAATGAACAGCACGCGGGCTTCTTTCCCGCTGACCTGCCCGCTGGGTAACGGACGACCGGCAGTACGCTTAACATGACCGTCGAATTTACGATCGGCATAGTCATTCACCACGCAGCCCGCCGCGCGCATCAGCCAGACGCCGGCAACGAACACGGCCAGGATCCACAGCGGCGGCACGCCCGGCGTGGCGAGCCACAGCGCCCACAGGGTCGGCCACAGCAGCAGTAACGCGCCAATGGGTTTATCGGTACGCATTAAGCGGTGATACGCCAACAGCTTATTCTGCGTCAGGCTCCACTCCATTTTTTCTTCCTCTTAGTACAACGGTGATGCAGGTAAAAAAAGCTCCGTCAGAATTAACGGTTTACCGCTCAGGCGAAGGCGGGAACGACGCCCCCAGAGTTCGGCATCACGACCAATCTCAATAAAATCCCGGGTAAGCTCAGACGAGGTAAAAAGGTAACGCCCCAGAGGCGTTTTCCCCAGACGTTGCAGCGCGAGCTCTGGCCCGGAAAGGGTGGACTCGGGGACCACCGTCCGCCCGGCAAGCCACGGCTCACCATCAGCACAGAGTAAAATTTCGCGCAGCCAGTAGCGTGGCTCTTGCGGCAGCAGCGGCAGCTCGCTGGCGATCTCATCGCCAGAGACAAACCCTTCCTGAATCAGGGTCACCGTGACCGTTTTACCCTGTTGCTCAAAACGTTTCGTCATGGAATCTTCCAGCAACAGCCAGTCCAGTTGCTGCGGATCAAGCGCAGGTATTTGGTCGAAATAGCGCAGCGCACGCAGTTGCGTTAGCGCAGGGTGTGACATGCCAGACTCTCCGATACATAACGTAATGGCATTGTATCGCAGAAACACGGATTGAGGGGGGCCAAACGTTATTTAACGATCACGATCGCAACATGGGCGCAACAGCCTGGCGGCTACGAAAAAAAGTGCGCCCACTCAGGCGCACCAAACTACTAACAAATCAGCACTGTGGGGAAACGGTTACCCCTTGCCTTTTACACTGCTGATAAAGGTGGAACGGGCAGTGGTTGAACCTAAACGTTCGGCTTCATCAAGCAGTTTTAGCGCTTTATCGACATCGCCGCGCTTCACCGCCTGCTTAATGGCGTTGTTGAAGTACTCTTCGGTGTCGTTCAGTACCGGCTCGGCTTTCTTAGCCGGGGCAGGCGCTGCGGTCGCCACCGGTGCGGCTGCCGTAGCAGCTGGCGCGGTATAGGCAGGAGCAGCAGTGTTACCTACAGTGACAGGGCCGGTGCCGGAGGAGCCAAACAGCGGGCCGACCAGCACGCTGGACGCATTGTTAGTTGAGACTTTCAGTTTAAGCAGGCCGTCGGTGACGTGGCGCGCTAACGGATCAGGGATATCCGGAACAGAGTTACCCGTTCCTTTGGCGTAGGCTTTTGCCGGATCGATAAGCTTAGTGGTCTGCTGTAGATCTTTTTCAGTCGTGAAAACCAGAACATAAATCTTCTGCTGTCCCAACGCTGGCGTCAGGCGCATTTTGCCTTCCAGACGGTCGGCGCTCATGACGCCAGGCTCCTGATAACTAAAGTACTCGCTTGGGAAGAAAGCAGACGGCGTCAGATTCTGATCCAGAATCAGAACGTTCGGTGCAAAAACGCTGGTTTGCTTGTTCACTTCGCTGGTCAGCGTCAGGGTTAGCTCACCAATGTTAGCCGGCACGCTGTAGGCGGCAACCGGCCCGGTGATACCCGGCACGTTCAGCTGCTGGCCACCCGTAGAAAGCTGTGTCGACTGGGTTTTGGATTGATCAACTGGCGTCCATGTCAGCTGCTGGAGGGCCGCCGCCGGGATAGCCGGCGCAGCGCTGGTATTTTGTGGCACGAAATTCACGTCTGCAAAGGAGACCGCCGGAACACAGGCCATCAGCCCCGCAGAGAGGCACAGCGCGACGAGACTTTTCTTCATTTTCATTGTTATTACCTCTGATAGCGTGAGCACTGCGGTGGCCAGGCAATAGCGCGCAGCACCCTAAGGATAGAGGGGCTTGCGCCCCTCTTTTTAGGTCATTACGTCAGGTCTAACGAATTACCACCAGATTTCCATCTGGGCACCGAAGGTCCACTCATCAGAGTCGCCGCGGCTGAAGGTTTTTGCGGACGTGTCGCTGTACGCAATACCAGAGTCATAGCCTGCACCGGAGTCGCCGTTCGCGTAGCCCCATTTCTCATCCCATTTCGCGTAGGTTGCGAAGACGCGGATAGCCGGACGGGACCAGATGCTGTCGCCAGCCTGCCATTGCTGTGCCAGGGTAATTTTGTACTGGCTGTTCGTGTCGTCAGTTTTCTGAGACTTGACGTTGTCGTAGCCCACTTCCAGCAGGGTGCTCATGATTGGCGTCCATTTGTACATAGGACGAACACCGACAGTCCACCATTTGGTGCCGTTGTTGTTATCCAGGTTGATGTCCTGGTACATACCCACGTACATCAGATCCCAGGAGTCGCCCAGAGAGATCGCACCGTGGTCCAGAACACGCCACATGTCGCCGTTGTTGTTGATGCTACCGCCTTCCGCACGGCCCTTGCCGTTGGAAGTCATAGAGTCAGTTGCGTACTGCAGCACAAATTTGTTAAAGCCCTTCAGCATGCTCTGGGTATGTTCAGCAGTGAACATCCAGCCGTCTTTAGACGCGCCAGGCTGCAGGTAGTAATCATCAGGAATATTGGTGTGACCATAATCAACACCGAACTCCAGCGTACCGCCTTCGTTGACCTGCATCTGTGCTAAACGGACGTCGAAGACATCGTTCGGTACCAGGTTGTCATAAATACGGTTACCCAGCGCGTCACGATCCGCGAAGGTCGCTGAGCCGCCCGCTTCAGAAGAACGGGTTGCGGCCAGAGAGAGCTTACCGAAGCCCAGGTCGATGTTTTCGATACCCGCACCAGGACCTGAAATATCCCAGTAGTAGAAGTCGATCATGTGAACGTCATGACGCTGATAGAAGCGCTTACCGGCCCAGATGGTGGAACCTGGCAGTGCTTCAATGAGGTTTTTACCCTGCACGTTAGCTTCACGGAAGGCCGGGCTGGTGGATTCCCAGTCGTTCTGCTGAGAAACGGAATACGCGACGTTGGTGTCGAAGTAGAAGCTCTTATCGCCCTCTTTCCACACTTCCTGGCCCAGTTTCAGTTCAGCGTAGGTCTCACATTCGTTACCGAGACGGTATTTACTTTGAGCACCTGTTGCCTGGAAGCATTGCTGCTCACCGCCACTCCCGGTCCAGCCAATGCCGGAACGAGCATAACCTTTAAAGTCCACGGCGCCTGCCTGGGCAGACAGGATGCCTGCCGCAATGGCGATTGCCAGAGGGACTTGTTTGCGCAGAGTAATCATCATTCTATCTCCTGAGATCATTGCTTTTCTTTGAACACTTCACCTGTCGGTTTCGTGTCTTCTTTTGGGATTGCTTAAACGCCTGGCTCTTTATGCAACCGACGACATGCAGTGCCATCCTCACGGAACAGATGGCAACGCTCTGGCGGCAAACCGATAGCGAATGTGGCACCCTCTTCTACCAACACCACGTCATTCTGGCGGTAGACCAGGTTCTGACGGATGGCGGGGATCTGGATATGAATCTGTGTTTCGTGACCAAGCTGTTCGACGACCTGAACGTCACCTTCCAGAGTTACATCAGCGATGTGGCTCGGCAGCAGGTGCTCAGGACGAATACCGAGGGACATGTTTGCCCCGACCTGTACGTTGGCGCTGTCGACCGGCAGCCAGACCTGCTGGCGGTTTGGCAGCTCCACCTGTACCTGTTCAATGGCTGTCGCGGTCACTTTGACGGGCAGGAAGTTCATCTTTGGCGAGCCAATAAAGCCCGCAACAAAGCGGTCTGCCGGGTAGTGGTACAGCTCCAGCGGTTTACCCACCTGCGCCACGCGGCCGGCATCCAGCACCACGATTTTGTCGGCGAGGGTCATCGCTTCCACCTGATCGTGGGTGACGTAAATCATCGTGCGGCCAAGACGCTTGTGCAGACGGGAGATTTCAATACGCATCTGGACACGCAGGGCGGCATCCAGGTTAGAGAGAGGTTCATCGAGCAGGAACACGCGCGGTTCGGCCACCAGCGTACGGCCAATCGCCACACGCTGACGCTGACCACCGGAAAGCGCTTTTGGTTTACGCTCCAGCAGGTGGGCCAGCTGTAACACTTCCGCCACCTGCGTCACGCGCTGGTTAATGACTTCTTTCTTCGCGCCGGCCAGCTTCAGGCCAAAGGACATATTTTCGGCAACGGAAAGGTGTGGATAGAGTGCATAAGACTGGAACACCATACCGACGCCACGTTCGGCGGGCGGGATGTCGTTCATTCGTGTATCACCAATCAGCAGATCGCCGCTGGTGATGGTTTCAAGACCGGCAATCATACGCAGCAGAGTAGATTTACCACAGCCTGATGGACCAACAAACACCACGAATTCGCCTTCGTTGATGTCCAGATTGATGTCTTTCGACACCACAACGTCACCCCAGGCTTTCGTTACATTACGCAGCTGTACGCTCGCCATGCCCTTCTCCCTTCGTTACAACCTGTCACCGACAGAAACATTCAAGATAAGTTCACTATGGGGTATCCATTACTTTCCCGAATCCTCCACCCCCCGCCTTTTTTATGGGGGAGGAGGCGGGAGGATGAGGGAGCAGGCTCTGCGACCGCCGCGGGAGGGCTGAGGCAAAATTCGTGAAGCCGCCTGCAAAATTCGGTGGGTTTTTATGTGCGCCAGCACTCATAACTTAAATTTATGCAACGGAGATCACACAAACGGGGGGTGGGGCGTAGGGGTTGGGAGGATGGAAAGAGGATGTCAAATAAGGAGACTGAGTCACGTTGAACCACCTTATGTATCCACGAGCACATCACCAAAAAGGATGGCAGATATGAATATCAAGACTGGCGCACGCCTTTTCGCATTGTCCGCCCTTGCAGCAATGATGGTTTCCGCCCCAGCGCTCGCCAAAATTGAAGAAGGCAAGCTGGTTATCTGGATTAACGGCGACAAGGGCTATAACGGCCTGGCCGAAGTGGGCAAAAAATTCGAAAAAGATACCGGCATCAAAGTTACCGTAGAACACCCGGACAAGCTGGAAGAGAAGTTCCCGCAGGTTGCAGCAACCGGCGACGGCCCGGACATCATCTTCTGGGCGCATGACCGTTTCGGGGGTTACGCGCAGTCTGGCCTGCTGGCAGAAGTGACGCCAGATAAAGCCTTCCAGGACAAGCTGTTCCCGTTCACCTGGGATGCCGTTCGCTATAACGGCAAGCTGATCGCTTACCCAATCGCGGTTGAAGCCCTGTCTCTGATTTACAACAAAGACCTGGTACCAAACCCACCGAAAACCTGGGAAGAGATCCCGAAACTGGATAAAGAGCTGAAGGCGAAAGGTAAATCCGCCCTGATGTTCAACCTGCAAGAGCCGTACTTCACCTGGCCGCTCATTGCTGCCGACGGCGGTTACGCGTTCAAGTTTGAAAACGGCAAATATGACGTGAAAGACGTGGGTGTGGACAACGCTGGCGCGAAAGCGGGTCTGACCTTCCTGGTGGATCTGATCAAGAACAAACACATGAACGCGGATACCGACTACTCCATCGCGGAAGCGGCGTTCAACAAAGGCGAAACCGCGATGACCATCAACGGTCCGTGGGCCTGGACCAACATCGACAAGAGCAAAGTCAACTACGGCGTAGCGCTGCTGCCAACCTTCAAAGGCAAGCCGTCTAAACCGTTCGTTGGCGTGCTGAGCGCAGGCATCAACGCCGCCAGCCCGAACAAAGAGCTGGCGAAAGAGTTCCTGGAAAACTACCTGCTGACCGATCAGGGTCTGGATGAAGTGAACAAGGACAAACCGCTGGGCGCCGTCGCGCTGAAATCCTTCCAGGATCAGCTGGCGAAAGACCCACGTATCGCGGCCACCATGGATAACGCCCAGAAAGGCGAAATCATGCCGAACATCCCACAGATGGCTGCGTTCTGGTACGCCACGCGTACCGCGGTCATCAACGCTGCAAGCGGTCGTCAGACTGTCGATGCCGCGCTGAAAGATGCTCAGGGTCGTATTACTAAGTAATGACGTAGTCCCCTCTCCCTTTGGGAGAGGGTTAGGGTGAGGGTTGGCGCTATCCGCACGCCCTCACCCCGGCCCTCTCCCCCAGGAGAGGGAGAAAAGATCAAACGTTGTAGAGGAAAAACCCCATGGATGTCATTAAAAAGAAACGCTGGTGGCAAAGCGACGCGCTGAAGTGGTCAGCGATAGGTCTGCTGTGTCTGCTGGTGGGTTACCTTGTTGTTTTAATGTACGTACAAGGGGAATATCTGTTCGCCATCATGACGCTGATTTTAAGCTCTGCTGGCCTGTATATTTTCGCTAATCGTAAAGCCTATGCCTGGCGCTATGTCTACCCGGGCGTGGCCGGGATGGGGCTGTTTGTCCTGTTCCCGCTGATTTGTACCATCGCCATTGCGTTTACCAACTACAGCAGCACCAACCAGCTTGCGCAGGAACGCGCGCAGCAGGTCCTGCTGGATCGCTCCTATCAGGCAGGCAAGACCTTTAACTTCGGCCTGTATCCTGCCGGTAACGAGTGGAAGTTAGCGCTTACTGACGAAGCAAGCAGCAAATACTATGTCTCCGACGCGTTCAAATTTGGCGGCGAGCAGAAGCTGGCCTTAAAAGAGGCACAGGCCCTGCCGGAAGGTGAACGTGCCAACCTGCGCGTTATTACCCAGAACCGTCAGGCGCTGACCCAGCTCACCGCCGTGCTGCCAGACGAAAGCAAAGTGACCATGAGCTCGCTGCGCCAGTTCTCCGGCACGCAGCCACTCTATACCCTGGCGGACGACGGCACGCTGACCAACAACCAGAGCGGCGTGAAATATCGTCCGAATAACGACATCGGTTTCTATCAGTCCATTACTGCCGACGGCAAATGGGGTGATGACAAGCTCAGCCCTGGCTATACCGTCACCATCGGCTGGGACAACTTTACCCGCGTGTTTACCGACGAAGGCATTCAGAAACCGTTCTTCGCCATCTTCGTGTGGACGGTGGTCTTCTCGGTGCTGACGGTGATCCTGACCGTAGCCGTGGGCATGGTGCTGGCCTGTCTGGTCCAGTGGGAATCCCTGAAAGGCAAAGCGATTTACCGCGTGCTGCTGATCCTGCCGTATGCCGTACCGTCGTTTATCTCGATTCTAATTTTCAAAGGGCTGTTTAACCAGAGCTTCGGTGAAATCAACATGATGCTGAGCGCCCTGTTCGGTATCAAACCGGCCTGGTTCAGCGACCCGACCACCGCCCGCTCGATGATTATCATCGTGAACACCTGGCTCGGTTATCCGTACATGATGATCCTGTGCATGGGCCTGCTGAAGGCTATCCCGGACGATCTGTACGAAGCCTCGGCGATGGACGGCGCGGGCCCGTTCCAGAACTTCTTCAGGATTACGCTGCCGCTGCTCATTAAGCCGCTGACGCCGCTGATGATTGCCAGCTTCGCCTTTAACTTTAACAACTTCGTGCTGATTCAGCTGTTGACCAACGGCGGCCCGGACCGCCTTGGCACCACGACGCCAGCAGGCTATACCGACCTGCTCGTGAGCTACACCTACCGTATCGCCTTCGAAGGCGGCGGCGGCCAGGACTTCGGTCTGGCGGCAGCAATTGCCACCCTGATCTTCCTGCTGGTGGGCGCTCTGGCGATTGTGAACCTGAAAGCCACACGTATGAAATTTGACTAAGGAGGGCATCGATCATGGCAATGGTACAACCCAAATCTCAGAAGTTGCGCCTCCTGGCGACGCACTTAGGCCTGCTGATTTTCATCGCGGCGATCATGTTCCCGCTGCTGATGGTTATCGCCATCTCCCTGCGTTCGGGTAACTTCGCCACCGGGAGCCTGATCCCGGACGAAATCTCCTGGGAGCACTGGAAGCTCGCGCTGGGCTTCAGCGTGGAACATGCGGATGGCCGCGTTACGCCGCCGCCGTTCCCGGTGCTGCTGTGGCTGTGGAACTCGGTGAAAATTGCAGGCATTACCGCCATTGGTATCGTGGCGCTTTCCACCACCTGCGCCTACGCCTTCGCCCGCATGCGTTTCCCGGGCAAAGCGACGCTGCTGAAAGGGATGCTGATTTTCCAGATGTTCCCGGCCGTGCTGTCGCTGGTGGCGTTGTATGCCTTGTTTGACCGTCTGGGCCAGTACGTACCCTTTATCGGCCTGAACACTCACGGCGGCGTGATCTTCGCCTATCTTGGCGGTATCGCACTGCATGTCTGGACTATCAAAGGCTACTTCGAAACCATCGACGGCTCGCTGGAAGAAGCGGCCGCGCTGGATGGCGCAACCCCGTGGCAGGCGTTCCGCCTGGTGCTGCTGCCGCTGTCGGTGCCAATTCTGGCGGTAGTATTTATCCTGTCGTTTATCGCTGCGATCACCGAAGTACCGGTTGCCTCACTGTTACTGCGTGATGTGAACAGCTACACCCTGGCCGTAGGTATGCAGCAATACCTCAACCCGCAAAACTACCTGTGGGGCGACTTTGCCGCGGCGGCCGTGCTTTCCGCCATCCCGATTACCGTGGTGTTCCTGCTGGCGCAGCGCTGGCTGGTCAACGGCCTGACGGCGGGCGGTGTGAAAGGTTAAGTTTCATTTTGTTATGCCACTGCAACCCTCAACTTTAGACGTATTGTATTGACCCAACTTGTGACTGTTGTTAGGCGGCCTCCGGGCCGCCATTTTTTTATTCGCGTTTCAGCCGCTTCGAGTTGCACAGCCAGAGGGTGATCACCAGCAGCAGGATCGCCGCCGAGTAGATCAGCACATCGAGCGGGGATTTATGATCGACGATGATCAGCCGCACAATCGCGGTGATCCCAATGTAGACAAAATAACGCAGCGGGAAGTGAAAGCCGGACTGAAAGTACTTCACAATCAGGGCAATAAATTCAAAGTAGAGAAAGTAGACCACCAGGCCTTCCACCAGCGCATATTTGCTGGTTTGTTCAGGGGCGAACAGTACATCCGCCAGATGCACCGTCTCTTTGCCGAGAAAGACGACCAGTATCAGGCCAAGGCTCAACAGACCGAGGTTCAGCACGGTCTGGAGGATAGTTGAGATAAACTCAACGCGCGGGCGAGTCAGGGATGTCATACAGCACCTCATTCTCCAGGGCGAGGTTCCTGTATAACGCAAAAATGTGACGGGGATCTATATTTTTTAATTATGTTTTATGTAGGAAGAAAACCGATGGAGCGTAAACAAACCGGGGTTCGCAACGTGAGCTGTGGCGACAATGTGATCGTATATGAACCTGCTAACCTTTACGACTGTGTGCTGGGCAATGGCGTATTCGTCGGCCCGTTTGTTGAAATCCAGGGCAATACGCGCATCGGTGACGACTGCAAAATCCAGTCGCACACCTTCATCTG encodes the following:
- the psiE gene encoding phosphate-starvation-inducible protein PsiE — translated: MTSLTRPRVEFISTILQTVLNLGLLSLGLILVVFLGKETVHLADVLFAPEQTSKYALVEGLVVYFLYFEFIALIVKYFQSGFHFPLRYFVYIGITAIVRLIIVDHKSPLDVLIYSAAILLLVITLWLCNSKRLKRE